In the Hordeum vulgare subsp. vulgare chromosome 7H, MorexV3_pseudomolecules_assembly, whole genome shotgun sequence genome, one interval contains:
- the LOC123411597 gene encoding uncharacterized protein LOC123411597, whose amino-acid sequence MDLEGRRPKLGARREEGNLLPLHRGSLLPREHGRWCFLCIEALSSRASMAGGGRMEMYFQICGLVDDVSRLLIEMNEAWKIRPTVDHTLLPKGKAQAK is encoded by the exons ATGGATCTGGAAGGAAGGAGGCCGAAGCTTGGAGCACGACGAGAGGAAGGCAACCTGCTTCCTCTGCATCGAGGCTCTCTCCTCCCGCGCGAGCATGGCCGGTGGTGCTTCCTCTGCATCGAGGCTCTGTCCTCCCGCGCGAGCATGGCCGGTGGCGGCCGGATGGAGATGTATTTCCAAATTTGTGGTCTCGTAGATGATGTGTCCCGTCTTCTG ATCGAGATGAACGAGGCATGGAAGATCAGGCCGACCGTGGACCACACCCTGCTCCCCAAGGGCAAGGCTCAAGCCAAGTGA